One Amaranthus tricolor cultivar Red isolate AtriRed21 chromosome 1, ASM2621246v1, whole genome shotgun sequence DNA window includes the following coding sequences:
- the LOC130796965 gene encoding peptide methionine sulfoxide reductase B5-like, with product MGFNILKIPPFSSSITTTTKNLIPKNCSSYPNNPIKYSIPTSLTASKFQSLGSKSYNLPFLSTGSCGKLHQLNKRNLNLSTMAATPGSVQKSEEEWRAILSPEQFRILREKGTEYPGTGEYNKFFEDGIYNCAGCNTPLYRSTTKFNSGCGWPAFYEGLPGAISRTPDPDGRRVEITCTACGGHLGHVFKGEGFPTPTDERHCVNSISIKFVPPQ from the exons ATGGGCTTTAACATTCTCAAAATCCCACCCTTTTCATCATCCATAACCACCACCACTAAAAATTTGATTCCCAAAAATTGTTCTTCTTACCCCAACAATCCCATAAAATATTCAATACCCACTTCCTTAACTGCATCAAAGTTTCAATCTTTAGGATCAAAGTCATATAATCTCCCTTTTTTGTCAACTGGGTCTTGTGGGAAATTGCatcaattaaacaaaagaaatttgaaTTTGTCAACCATGGCTGCAACACCTGGTTCAGTGCAGAAATCAGAGGAAGAATGGAGGGCAATTCTCTCTCCTGAGCAATTCAGGATTCTCAGGGAGAAAGGAACTGA ATACCCAGGAACAGGAGAATATAACAAATTTTTTGAGGACGGAATCTACAATTGTGCAGGATGCAATACTCCTCTCTATAGATCAACAACAAAATTCAACTCTGGTTGTGGATGGCCAGCTTTCTATGAGGGACTTCCCGGAGCAATTAGCCGCACt CCCGACCCTGATGGAAGGAGGGTTGAGATCACATGCACAGCCTGTGGCGGACATCTTGGTCACGTCTTCAAAGGTGAAGGATTTCCAACGCCTACCGATGAACGCCATTGTGTTAACAGCATTTCGATAAAGTTTGTTCCTCCTCAGTGA